The Pyrodictium delaneyi genome contains a region encoding:
- a CDS encoding formate--phosphoribosylaminoimidazolecarboxamide ligase family protein — MPISRSEVHEVLRRYDPSRVTIGVLASHSALDVLRGAKKLGFRTLAVARRGRDLAYRMFPVVDELMVLDDYRDLLREDVQEELRRRNVVFVPNRSFAVYVGYDGIENEFLVPMFGNRFLLRWEERVGEENYYRLLDEAGIPRPKVYERLEDAEGPVIVKLPEARRRVERAFFIARSGRDAIKKIKELMEKGIVDEESLKAMSIEEYVDGAHFNLNFFQSPVYGRLELHSIDRRLQTNIDDLNRLPAWVQAELEGAVEPRMIEIGHIPVTIRESMLHKVFELGLRFVEAAARLEPPGVIGPFTLQAIATPGLGLVVYDIAPRIGGGTNAVMAWGGQYSSLYFPEPLSLGERIAHEIHEALKRDGLEGLAELVT; from the coding sequence TTGCCTATCAGTCGTAGCGAGGTACACGAGGTTCTCCGGCGCTACGACCCCTCCCGGGTGACCATCGGAGTTCTGGCAAGCCACTCCGCGCTAGACGTGCTCCGTGGGGCCAAGAAGCTAGGGTTCCGCACGCTGGCAGTAGCGCGGCGAGGCCGGGACCTAGCCTACCGCATGTTCCCCGTAGTTGACGAGCTCATGGTTCTCGACGACTACAGGGACCTCCTCCGGGAGGATGTGCAGGAGGAGCTCCGGCGCCGCAACGTGGTCTTCGTGCCGAACCGGAGCTTTGCCGTCTACGTCGGCTACGACGGCATAGAGAACGAGTTCCTAGTACCGATGTTTGGTAACAGGTTCCTACTGCGCTGGGAGGAGAGGGTCGGCGAGGAGAACTACTACAGGCTCCTAGACGAGGCCGGGATCCCCCGGCCAAAGGTGTACGAGAGGCTCGAAGACGCAGAAGGCCCCGTCATAGTGAAGCTACCGGAGGCACGGCGCCGCGTAGAACGCGCCTTCTTCATAGCCCGGAGCGGCCGCGACGCCATAAAGAAGATCAAGGAGCTCATGGAGAAGGGTATTGTTGACGAGGAGAGCCTCAAGGCAATGAGCATAGAGGAGTACGTCGATGGAGCCCATTTTAACCTAAACTTCTTCCAGAGCCCGGTCTACGGTAGGCTCGAGCTACACAGTATCGACCGGAGACTCCAGACAAACATCGATGACCTCAACAGGCTCCCTGCCTGGGTCCAGGCGGAGCTCGAGGGTGCGGTAGAGCCCCGTATGATAGAGATAGGCCATATACCCGTGACTATCAGGGAGAGCATGCTTCACAAGGTGTTCGAGCTGGGCCTCCGCTTCGTAGAAGCAGCTGCCAGGCTAGAGCCGCCGGGCGTCATAGGCCCCTTCACGCTACAAGCTATAGCCACGCCGGGGCTAGGCCTCGTGGTCTACGATATAGCGCCCCGGATAGGCGGCGGGACAAACGCAGTCATGGCGTGGGGCGGGCAGTATAGTAGCCTCTACTTCCCTGAGCCGCTTAGCCTTGGCGAGAGGATAGCACACGAGATACATGAGGCACTGAAGAGGGATGGGCTAGAGGGGCTCGCAGAGCTAGTGACCTAG
- a CDS encoding acetate--CoA ligase family protein yields MTPRSIIERALAENRSKLLEHEALALVEHYRVPVPGYRLVHSSREAAEAAQEIGFPVVLKIVSPDIVHKSDVGGVVVGLETPEEVEKAYDEILENVKKHKPDANIVGVLVQGMAPPGGVEVVVGGLRDPVFGPAVMFGLGGIFIEVFRDVSFRVSPFTRRDAVEMIREVRAYRILRGIRGQPPRDIEALVDIIMAVQRLMEENPEVKELDLNPVLSYPKGAIAVDARVILEAPQG; encoded by the coding sequence CTGACCCCACGAAGCATTATAGAAAGAGCTCTTGCCGAGAACCGTAGCAAGCTGCTTGAGCACGAGGCGCTAGCCTTAGTCGAGCATTACAGGGTACCGGTTCCAGGTTATCGGCTAGTACATAGTTCCCGTGAGGCTGCAGAGGCTGCACAGGAGATAGGCTTCCCCGTCGTGCTCAAGATAGTCAGTCCCGATATAGTCCACAAGAGCGATGTCGGCGGAGTAGTAGTTGGGCTCGAGACACCGGAGGAGGTCGAGAAGGCCTACGACGAAATACTAGAAAACGTGAAGAAACACAAGCCGGACGCGAATATCGTGGGTGTGCTTGTACAGGGTATGGCACCTCCAGGCGGTGTAGAAGTGGTTGTAGGTGGCCTCCGGGATCCTGTCTTCGGCCCCGCCGTGATGTTCGGGCTTGGAGGCATATTCATCGAGGTATTCCGTGATGTGAGTTTCCGCGTCTCACCCTTCACGCGGCGTGACGCTGTGGAGATGATACGGGAGGTGCGTGCTTACCGTATACTCCGCGGCATCAGGGGCCAGCCGCCCCGCGACATAGAGGCACTAGTAGACATCATAATGGCTGTACAGAGGCTTATGGAGGAGAATCCGGAGGTTAAAGAGCTAGACTTGAACCCGGTGCTCAGCTATCCTAAGGGAGCCATAGCGGTAGATGCTCGCGTTATACTCGAGGCCCCGCAGGGCTAG
- a CDS encoding DNA/RNA nuclease SfsA yields MTKETVAIPLARLTAERAVLRRIASWPWIEAETVRGARIRVHAGAAPRRLLVRSTQLLVRRQGLYEYRLLAVIDASDTAILTDNRVVENLFPHVAGIIYNDPQPLVKREQWINGTRVDYLVSTNQGLILVEHKTHVPASPSPETLYPPAPNPRLRRQLEVLGRAAEALAARAEIVIAVTEPRVDRVRISTVGDPVLLRLLRVLAGRVSTRAYRVRVVINGDKLDIVYGGEVGVQL; encoded by the coding sequence GTGACGAAGGAAACAGTGGCTATACCCCTAGCCAGGCTCACAGCTGAAAGAGCGGTATTGCGGAGGATAGCTAGCTGGCCATGGATAGAAGCAGAGACCGTGAGAGGTGCCCGTATCAGAGTACATGCTGGCGCTGCGCCTCGAAGACTATTAGTCCGCTCAACCCAGCTATTGGTGAGGCGACAAGGTCTCTACGAGTACCGGCTTCTAGCCGTCATAGACGCTAGCGATACAGCGATATTGACTGACAACAGGGTCGTGGAGAACCTCTTCCCCCATGTAGCCGGGATAATCTACAATGATCCCCAGCCCCTGGTTAAGCGGGAGCAATGGATCAACGGGACACGTGTAGACTACCTAGTCTCGACAAACCAGGGCCTAATACTAGTAGAGCACAAGACCCACGTCCCCGCCAGCCCTAGTCCCGAGACACTCTACCCGCCAGCGCCGAACCCCAGGCTACGCCGGCAACTAGAGGTACTAGGGAGAGCAGCCGAGGCGCTAGCGGCAAGAGCCGAGATAGTAATTGCAGTCACAGAGCCCCGCGTAGATAGAGTGAGGATAAGTACTGTAGGGGATCCAGTACTGCTGCGATTACTAAGAGTGCTAGCAGGAAGAGTATCAACCCGGGCATACCGGGTAAGGGTAGTCATTAACGGCGACAAACTAGACATAGTATACGGCGGCGAGGTAGGAGTACAGCTATAA
- a CDS encoding NAD(P)/FAD-dependent oxidoreductase, giving the protein MVKKRIVIVGGGIAGMSAAHSLLERIGDAVEVTVVTKDPFYMAGPSRPLLLTGEQSYDRITRGYEEAAARGIKIVYGNVTRIDPGERRVYYTESPTRSYTSTSENSLDYDYLILAPGVVYDGSSIEGYREHWHRTASVYEPGRVDVLRSRVWSQNQGTVVVYAPPMPYRCAPAPAETALVIDTVLRHRGVRDKFRIVHVDANPKLQPPPLADTIAKIYEEAGIEFITGQKITEITANEVVLESGERIEYTILALLEPNRAPRFIADAGLGQAWIEVKSPEKPRTPSYDDILAAGDAAKLPFPKNQEIAYESALYASNTIIEEFGGEPASVQYTFLGWVYIGNRQGRLETLSIQFGLNFATKPPKPTKDTEPRRDYTMQKDRWEQSYLNRLYHPK; this is encoded by the coding sequence GTGGTCAAGAAGCGTATAGTCATAGTAGGTGGCGGTATAGCCGGTATGTCTGCTGCTCACAGCCTCTTAGAGAGGATAGGTGATGCAGTAGAAGTTACAGTTGTCACCAAGGATCCATTCTACATGGCTGGGCCTAGCCGGCCTCTACTGCTCACCGGGGAGCAGAGCTACGACCGTATAACTCGCGGCTACGAGGAGGCAGCAGCCCGTGGCATAAAGATCGTGTACGGAAACGTGACCCGCATAGACCCCGGTGAGCGCCGCGTATACTACACAGAGTCCCCCACTAGGAGCTACACATCAACCAGCGAGAACAGCCTAGACTACGACTACCTGATCTTAGCCCCTGGCGTGGTTTACGATGGCTCCAGCATCGAAGGCTACAGGGAGCACTGGCACCGCACAGCTAGCGTCTACGAACCAGGCCGCGTAGATGTGCTACGCAGCCGCGTCTGGAGCCAGAACCAAGGCACAGTAGTAGTCTACGCGCCGCCCATGCCCTATCGTTGCGCCCCCGCGCCAGCAGAGACAGCACTAGTCATAGACACAGTCCTACGCCACCGCGGGGTACGCGACAAGTTCCGCATAGTGCATGTTGACGCGAACCCGAAGCTCCAGCCCCCGCCACTAGCGGACACCATAGCCAAGATCTATGAGGAGGCAGGAATAGAGTTCATAACAGGCCAGAAGATAACCGAGATAACAGCCAACGAGGTGGTTCTCGAGAGCGGTGAGCGTATAGAGTACACGATACTAGCCCTACTAGAGCCCAACCGTGCTCCACGCTTCATAGCTGACGCAGGCCTAGGCCAGGCATGGATAGAGGTGAAGTCTCCCGAGAAACCCCGTACACCCAGCTACGACGACATACTAGCAGCGGGAGACGCCGCCAAGCTACCCTTCCCCAAGAACCAGGAAATAGCCTACGAGAGCGCCCTCTACGCCTCAAACACGATAATCGAGGAGTTCGGCGGTGAACCGGCAAGTGTACAGTACACCTTCCTAGGATGGGTATACATAGGCAACCGGCAGGGCAGGTTAGAGACGCTAAGCATCCAGTTCGGCCTAAACTTCGCAACAAAGCCGCCAAAGCCCACCAAGGACACTGAGCCCCGACGCGACTACACGATGCAGAAAGACCGCTGGGAACAAAGCTACCTCAACCGGCTATACCATCCCAAGTGA
- the cimA gene encoding citramalate synthase: MVAKFTSLSLDPVLAGSLPEKVEVLDTTLRDGAQAHGVSFSLQAKIRIALELDRLGVSFIEAGWPGSNPKDEEFFRAIKEYSFSHAEIVAFTSTRRKGVRPEKDPILAKVLDAETRWVTVFGKSWTLHVREVLKTTLEENLDMVYGTVRFLREHGIRVIFDAEHFFNGYLEDPEYALQVLEAAVEAGAERIVLADTNGGMLPHTVYRVVREVRERIKTPLGLHMHNDSGCAVANTLMGVLAGAEHVQVTVNGIGERTGNADLCQVVPGLELKLGVRALANPEGLRHLRRLSRLVYELAGLQPNPYQPYVGDNAFAHKAGVHVDAVLKTPRAYEHVDPGAVGNRRRLVVSELSGSANLVAWARRELGLELDKRDPRLRRALERVKKLENMGYSFDNAVASALLILLEELGLRKTPFRVQAWRVVSEGSEKGARSWGLVKLETPGGTILAAGEGGGPVHAVDEALRGALRQHLPESVEKVRLIDYRVTLPGAVRHTASTVRVEITFTDGTSAWTTTSVSSNIIEASLDALAQGIEYYLLRSQLARSRSEAPEAPRPA; the protein is encoded by the coding sequence GTGGTCGCCAAATTCACTAGCCTGAGCCTGGACCCGGTTCTAGCAGGAAGCCTCCCCGAAAAAGTAGAGGTCCTAGACACGACTCTACGCGACGGAGCGCAGGCCCACGGGGTCTCCTTCAGCCTCCAGGCCAAGATCCGGATAGCCCTCGAGCTCGACCGCCTCGGTGTATCCTTTATCGAGGCTGGGTGGCCGGGTAGCAACCCGAAGGACGAGGAGTTCTTCCGCGCGATAAAGGAGTACAGCTTCAGCCATGCCGAGATAGTAGCATTCACATCCACCCGGCGCAAGGGAGTAAGGCCCGAGAAGGACCCCATCCTAGCCAAGGTGCTCGACGCCGAGACACGGTGGGTCACGGTCTTCGGCAAGTCGTGGACGCTCCACGTCCGCGAAGTACTGAAGACGACACTGGAAGAAAACCTCGACATGGTGTACGGCACAGTCCGGTTCCTCCGCGAGCACGGCATCCGGGTGATATTCGACGCAGAGCACTTCTTCAACGGCTACCTCGAGGACCCCGAGTACGCGCTCCAGGTGCTAGAGGCAGCCGTGGAAGCCGGTGCTGAGAGGATAGTCCTAGCCGACACTAACGGTGGTATGCTGCCCCACACGGTCTACCGCGTCGTGCGGGAGGTCCGCGAGAGGATAAAGACGCCCCTAGGGCTCCACATGCACAACGACAGTGGCTGCGCGGTAGCAAACACCCTCATGGGCGTCCTCGCTGGCGCAGAGCACGTACAGGTGACGGTCAACGGTATAGGCGAGCGCACCGGGAACGCGGACCTATGCCAGGTAGTGCCAGGCCTCGAGCTAAAACTCGGAGTCAGGGCGCTCGCCAACCCGGAGGGCCTCCGGCATCTCCGCCGCCTCTCCCGCCTAGTCTACGAGCTAGCAGGGCTCCAGCCCAACCCCTACCAGCCCTACGTCGGCGACAACGCGTTCGCCCACAAGGCGGGGGTACACGTAGACGCTGTGCTGAAGACGCCCCGGGCCTACGAGCACGTAGACCCCGGTGCCGTGGGCAACCGGCGCCGCCTCGTGGTATCAGAGCTCAGCGGCTCGGCAAACCTGGTGGCGTGGGCTCGCCGCGAGTTAGGTCTAGAGCTCGACAAGCGGGACCCCCGGCTCCGCCGCGCCCTAGAGCGTGTGAAGAAGCTCGAGAACATGGGCTACAGCTTCGACAATGCCGTGGCCTCGGCGCTCCTCATACTCCTAGAGGAGCTAGGGCTCCGCAAGACCCCCTTCCGCGTCCAGGCCTGGAGGGTAGTCAGCGAGGGCTCGGAGAAGGGTGCCCGGAGCTGGGGCCTAGTAAAGCTGGAGACGCCGGGCGGCACTATCCTAGCAGCGGGCGAGGGAGGCGGCCCCGTACACGCCGTTGACGAGGCTCTCCGCGGCGCGCTCCGCCAGCACCTGCCCGAGAGCGTGGAGAAGGTGAGGCTCATAGACTACCGCGTCACCCTACCAGGCGCTGTCAGGCACACTGCTAGCACAGTTAGGGTCGAGATAACGTTCACAGATGGTACCTCGGCCTGGACCACTACATCGGTGTCGAGCAACATCATAGAGGCTAGCCTCGACGCGCTGGCCCAGGGCATAGAGTACTACTTGCTCCGCAGCCAGCTGGCTAGAAGCCGTAGTGAAGCCCCCGAGGCGCCGCGACCAGCCTAG
- the modD gene encoding ModD protein, with protein sequence MESEGCTWWFFTPTSLIDEWIREDTAYTDFTTGVLGISWAPGRARLTTRERIVACGLREAAIVYERLGAKARLLHPEGEWAEPGTALLEAEGPAAALHAAWRLAQTIASIGSGVATYTRRLVERARAANPRIVVAVARKAPPGIRHVYYRCVLCGGATLHRLGLSETILVFRNHVVFLGGLEKALERLHRAKSQIGERSVVVEAETPEDALLAAKSGVVDEIQLDHIEPRRLKELVEELRSVNPGIRVAVGGGINLDNVAEYAAAGADVLVTSAPYWAKPADLTTRMEPL encoded by the coding sequence TTGGAGAGCGAAGGCTGTACATGGTGGTTCTTTACCCCCACTAGCCTCATCGACGAGTGGATCCGCGAGGACACAGCTTACACCGACTTCACCACAGGCGTCCTCGGGATATCCTGGGCCCCGGGCCGCGCCAGGCTGACCACGCGGGAGAGGATAGTAGCCTGCGGTCTACGCGAGGCAGCCATAGTCTACGAGAGGCTCGGAGCCAAGGCAAGGCTCCTCCACCCCGAGGGCGAGTGGGCAGAGCCAGGCACAGCTCTACTCGAGGCAGAGGGGCCCGCGGCGGCGCTACACGCGGCCTGGAGGCTAGCCCAGACAATAGCCTCCATAGGCTCCGGCGTCGCCACCTACACTCGGCGGCTGGTAGAGCGCGCCAGGGCAGCCAACCCCCGCATAGTAGTCGCCGTGGCCCGGAAGGCGCCGCCGGGGATACGCCACGTCTACTACCGCTGCGTCCTCTGCGGCGGCGCCACGCTCCACCGCCTAGGGCTCTCCGAGACAATACTCGTCTTTCGCAACCACGTCGTGTTCCTAGGCGGGCTAGAGAAGGCCCTAGAGAGGCTCCACCGGGCAAAGAGCCAGATCGGGGAACGCAGCGTAGTAGTAGAGGCCGAGACCCCCGAGGACGCCCTCCTCGCAGCCAAGAGCGGCGTCGTAGACGAGATTCAGCTAGACCACATAGAGCCCAGGAGGCTCAAAGAGCTCGTAGAGGAGTTGCGCAGCGTAAATCCCGGGATAAGGGTCGCTGTGGGCGGCGGCATAAACCTAGACAACGTTGCAGAGTACGCGGCGGCAGGCGCTGACGTTCTGGTGACGAGTGCGCCCTACTGGGCCAAGCCAGCCGACCTCACGACGAGGATGGAGCCACTCTAG
- a CDS encoding WD40 repeat domain-containing protein, which translates to MKLTLAGERRLDSEPRGAAWGPRGFLAVAEHYQRVVILDQSLEPVWGSSPGLYLTGALAWSPDGRLLAVAARYGSLTPAGFTVYDVSEAVGARSLTAWLRRARRLHRVYTYGAVYSLAWSPQGDLLAAGNSLDRWIRVYKVRRRGPEPAWEWSNQGLHRLLFTSRDHLYVYSLSWSPGGDLLAVTGGSGSEGFTALLTRDGVLQRLTRLQWTCFSAAWSPDESFIAVACRDSLHVYDAETGTLVWKSPQDWYTNVLWIDQDTLAATTTTSLHIYTWIGLEASSEYSAKLTGFIEPGTGLTYCKKTGKLAIVDTTQRKIIVVKTRR; encoded by the coding sequence ATGAAGCTGACACTGGCCGGGGAGAGGAGGCTAGACAGCGAGCCCAGGGGCGCCGCCTGGGGCCCCAGGGGCTTCCTGGCAGTCGCCGAGCATTATCAGCGGGTAGTAATCCTCGACCAGAGCCTAGAACCGGTCTGGGGCAGCAGCCCCGGCCTCTACCTCACCGGTGCCCTCGCCTGGAGCCCCGACGGCCGCCTCCTCGCCGTCGCAGCCCGCTACGGCAGCTTAACCCCTGCAGGCTTCACTGTATACGACGTCTCCGAGGCCGTCGGGGCTAGGAGCCTGACAGCCTGGCTCCGCCGAGCCCGCCGCCTCCACCGCGTCTACACCTACGGCGCAGTCTACTCGCTAGCCTGGAGCCCCCAAGGCGACCTACTCGCAGCGGGCAATAGTCTCGACCGCTGGATACGCGTCTACAAGGTACGGCGCCGGGGCCCCGAGCCAGCCTGGGAGTGGAGCAACCAGGGACTCCACCGGCTCCTCTTCACGAGCCGCGACCACCTCTACGTCTACAGCCTCTCCTGGAGCCCCGGGGGAGACCTACTCGCCGTGACCGGGGGCAGCGGCTCCGAGGGCTTCACAGCCCTCCTCACACGCGACGGCGTGCTACAACGCCTCACAAGGCTACAATGGACATGCTTCTCGGCAGCCTGGAGCCCCGACGAGAGCTTCATAGCCGTAGCCTGCCGCGACAGCCTCCACGTATACGACGCCGAGACAGGAACACTCGTCTGGAAGAGCCCCCAGGACTGGTACACGAACGTGCTCTGGATAGACCAGGACACCCTCGCAGCTACAACCACCACAAGCCTACACATCTACACATGGATAGGGCTAGAAGCTAGCAGCGAATACTCTGCGAAGCTAACAGGGTTCATAGAGCCAGGCACCGGGCTAACCTACTGTAAGAAGACAGGAAAGCTAGCCATAGTGGATACTACGCAGAGAAAGATAATTGTTGTGAAAACGAGACGATAA